From Nevskia ramosa DSM 11499, one genomic window encodes:
- the dusB gene encoding tRNA dihydrouridine synthase DusB, with the protein MKIGKHLIEPALILAPMAGVTDRPFRVLCRRLGAGLAISEMTMSDPRMWKTEKSRTRMDHAGEPGPVSVQIAGHDPALLAAAARHNVEHGADLIDINMGCPAKKVCRVDAGSALLRDEALVARICRAVVEAVPVPVTLKIRTGWSRAERNGVAIARIAEDCGIAALAVHGRSREDRFEGEAEYDTIAAIKQAVNIPVIANGDIRTPEQARQVLLRTGADALMIGRAAQGRPWIFREISHYLSTGSLLAEPSREWIGHLLVEHLAAMAGLYGDAQGTRIGRKHVRWYCEDHPGADDFWREISAETCALRQRQAVALFFGIEPEPSAIAEAA; encoded by the coding sequence GTGAAAATTGGCAAGCACCTGATCGAACCCGCCCTGATCCTGGCGCCGATGGCCGGCGTCACCGATCGGCCGTTCCGCGTGCTCTGCCGACGTCTGGGCGCTGGTCTCGCGATATCGGAGATGACCATGTCCGATCCCCGGATGTGGAAAACCGAGAAATCCCGGACCCGGATGGACCACGCGGGCGAGCCCGGCCCGGTGTCGGTGCAGATCGCCGGGCACGATCCTGCCTTGCTGGCCGCTGCTGCGCGTCACAACGTCGAGCACGGGGCCGACCTCATCGACATCAATATGGGCTGCCCGGCGAAGAAGGTCTGCCGGGTGGACGCCGGGTCGGCTTTGCTGCGCGATGAGGCGCTGGTGGCGAGGATTTGTCGGGCGGTCGTCGAGGCAGTTCCAGTGCCGGTGACCTTGAAGATCCGCACCGGCTGGTCGCGGGCCGAGCGCAATGGTGTGGCGATTGCCCGGATCGCTGAAGACTGTGGCATCGCGGCACTCGCCGTGCACGGCCGCAGCCGTGAGGATCGCTTCGAAGGCGAAGCCGAGTACGACACGATCGCTGCGATCAAGCAGGCGGTGAACATTCCGGTGATCGCCAATGGCGACATCCGCACGCCCGAGCAGGCGAGGCAGGTGCTGCTGCGAACCGGCGCGGATGCTCTGATGATCGGCCGTGCAGCGCAGGGAAGGCCGTGGATTTTCCGTGAGATCAGCCATTATCTGAGCACCGGCAGCCTGCTGGCCGAGCCCTCGCGGGAATGGATCGGCCATCTGCTGGTCGAGCATCTCGCCGCGATGGCGGGTCTTTATGGCGACGCTCAGGGAACGCGGATCGGCCGCAAGCATGTCCGCTGGTACTGCGAGGATCATCCGGGGGCCGACGATTTCTGGCGCGAGATCAGCGCTGAAACCTGTGCGCTGCGTCAGCGGCAGGCAGTGGCCCTGTTCTTCGGAATCGAGCCGGAACCGTCAGCGATCGCCGAGGCAGCTTGA
- a CDS encoding histone H1-like repetitive region-containing protein → MAVKKAAAKKAVAKKAVAKKAVAKKAVATKVVAKKAVAKPAVAKKAVAKKAVAKKVAAKKAPAKKAAAKKAVAKKPA, encoded by the coding sequence GAAAGCCGTCGCGAAAAAAGCGGTTGCCAAGAAGGCTGTTGCGAAGAAAGCAGTCGCAACGAAGGTCGTCGCCAAGAAGGCTGTCGCCAAGCCGGCGGTCGCCAAGAAAGCGGTTGCGAAGAAGGCTGTTGCGAAGAAGGTTGCTGCCAAGAAGGCCCCGGCAAAGAAGGCTGCCGCGAAGAAAGCTGTTGCCAAGAAGCCTGCGTAA